From one Deinococcus aquiradiocola genomic stretch:
- a CDS encoding nucleotidyltransferase family protein, with protein sequence MTPVRTTAVLTPDAVLDAVRRNPVNVAILERLPDLGAPQAQLVAGCVFGAVWNAQAGLDATAHVRDYDVFYFDPDTGYGAEDEVIRRAGQLFADLGVTVEVRNQARVHLWFESRFGQTRPAIGSVREGIDQFLVRCTCLGVDAAGTLYAPYGLQELAAGVLRPNPLNADDGTLYRAKVDSYRARWPWLRDDAGGPPGPLTGPPHA encoded by the coding sequence GTGACGCCCGTCCGCACCACGGCGGTCCTGACGCCGGACGCGGTGCTGGACGCCGTGAGGCGCAACCCGGTGAACGTCGCCATTCTGGAGCGGCTGCCGGACCTGGGCGCGCCGCAGGCGCAGCTGGTGGCGGGCTGCGTGTTCGGCGCGGTCTGGAACGCGCAGGCCGGGCTGGACGCGACGGCGCACGTGCGCGACTACGACGTGTTCTACTTCGATCCCGATACGGGGTACGGCGCGGAGGACGAGGTGATCCGGCGGGCCGGGCAGCTGTTCGCGGACCTGGGCGTGACGGTCGAGGTGCGCAATCAGGCGCGCGTGCACCTGTGGTTCGAGTCGAGGTTCGGGCAGACGCGGCCCGCCATCGGGAGCGTGCGTGAGGGCATCGATCAGTTCCTGGTGCGCTGCACGTGCCTGGGCGTGGACGCGGCGGGCACCCTGTACGCCCCGTACGGCCTGCAGGAACTGGCGGCGGGCGTGCTGCGCCCCAACCCGCTGAACGCCGACGACGGCACGCTGTACCGCGCCAAGGTGGACAGTTACCGGGCGCGGTGGCCGTGGCTGCGGGACGACGCGGGCGGCCCGCCCGGCCCGCTGACCGGCCCACCGCACGCCTGA
- a CDS encoding adenosylcobalamin-dependent ribonucleoside-diphosphate reductase: MTTPTVQNSTLANFDENAHHIARRQYFQPGDADLSSLFRRVADWVAMAEAPEVRLGWAQQYYDLMAGKKFCPGGRVMAGAGTQHGNVLNCFVQGATEHDPSTFEGVMEVAKKLALVTKVGGGNGVNLDVYTPRSAGSRPDAGVRGWAYMSATHADVEDFIEGMMRPPTQPDGDKQPVTVRNWTRVVYGQGLKPELVTLARQNGVAIVRTLPEGVQTVQDDMGGIVDAARQVAENAKLGLEPRIDLSGMRPEGAPIKGSGGTSSGPVSFLMEIFDNFLEWANLGAETSGPVNTLRFVYSPVLRVVRQGGTRRGAGMATISVDHPDVLDFLTAKDLDREAQEGDISTFNISILITQAFWDTLQQGGLWPIRAQEVQSKYHLVQQDGAYTGTWPTLPDRDSDGARGVPVYDHQGTHAIPAGWIWREIAQHAWSTGEPGLIFSDRVNEYSALKNLGERYQIRSTNPCGEIPLTVGEPCDLGAINLAAYVQNGQFDEKAFRADVRTCVRFLDDVLDVNVFALEDNRVASQDLRRLGLGVMGLADALIKMGLRYDSDAGRRTIYTIMSALREEAVAQSETLGQERGVYPVYDRHPGKMPHAPRRNVAVLTVAPTGTTSMLMGVSSGIEPVFSPFIWRKIGSEYRALLAPLFVELLETYPAPQGMQQNGNWDWDKVTEAVSENHGSVVGLDFIPQALQQVFVCAHDIAPLDHVRMQGVVQCAFDAEGYAANSLSKTINLPNTATVQEIEDAYSEAYRTGCKGITVYRDGSRQFQVLSTSKKKEKKAERTEADTTDAPQPATAPAAEVMGEAPTPVQVTVQAAAPAAQPSTTQPQAARPGKPVYERPARLQGVTDMVKLTDPTSGHRRSFLVTVNHLQGKPVEVMVISGRAGDEANADSEALGRVVSIALQHGVPAQAIIKTLRGLNGGLYGSYNGRLVGSKADLIAVALETFASDPLGQTLPVMAGGSDDTAPAAHGVSVDGMAGEKCPVCDEKAVIREEGCLKCRACGYSKCG; encoded by the coding sequence ATGACCACCCCCACCGTCCAGAACAGCACCCTCGCCAACTTCGACGAGAACGCCCACCACATCGCCCGGCGCCAGTACTTCCAGCCGGGCGACGCGGACCTGAGCAGCCTGTTCCGGCGCGTGGCCGACTGGGTCGCCATGGCCGAAGCGCCCGAGGTGCGCCTCGGCTGGGCGCAGCAGTACTACGACCTGATGGCCGGCAAGAAATTCTGCCCCGGCGGGCGCGTCATGGCCGGCGCGGGCACCCAGCACGGCAACGTCCTGAACTGCTTCGTGCAGGGCGCCACCGAGCACGACCCCAGCACCTTCGAAGGCGTGATGGAAGTCGCGAAGAAACTCGCGCTCGTCACCAAGGTCGGCGGCGGCAACGGCGTGAACCTCGACGTGTACACCCCCCGCAGCGCAGGGAGCCGCCCCGACGCGGGCGTGCGCGGCTGGGCGTACATGAGCGCCACGCACGCCGACGTGGAGGACTTCATCGAAGGCATGATGCGTCCCCCCACCCAGCCGGACGGCGACAAGCAGCCCGTCACGGTCCGCAACTGGACGCGCGTCGTGTACGGCCAGGGCCTGAAGCCCGAACTCGTCACGCTCGCCCGCCAGAACGGCGTCGCCATCGTCCGCACCCTCCCCGAAGGCGTGCAGACCGTGCAGGACGACATGGGCGGCATCGTGGACGCCGCCCGTCAGGTCGCCGAGAACGCCAAGCTCGGCCTGGAGCCCCGCATCGACCTGTCCGGCATGCGTCCCGAAGGTGCGCCCATCAAGGGTTCCGGCGGCACCTCCTCCGGCCCCGTCAGCTTCCTGATGGAGATCTTCGACAACTTCCTGGAGTGGGCGAACCTCGGCGCGGAAACGAGCGGCCCCGTCAACACCCTGCGCTTCGTGTACTCGCCCGTGCTGCGCGTCGTGCGTCAGGGTGGCACGCGGCGCGGCGCGGGCATGGCGACCATCAGCGTCGACCACCCCGACGTGCTCGACTTCCTGACCGCCAAGGACCTCGACCGCGAAGCGCAGGAAGGCGACATCAGCACCTTCAACATCAGCATCCTGATCACGCAGGCCTTCTGGGACACCCTGCAGCAGGGCGGCCTGTGGCCCATCCGGGCGCAGGAAGTGCAGAGCAAGTACCACCTCGTCCAGCAGGACGGCGCGTACACCGGCACGTGGCCCACCCTCCCCGACCGGGACAGCGACGGCGCGCGCGGCGTGCCCGTGTACGACCACCAGGGCACGCACGCCATTCCTGCAGGCTGGATCTGGCGCGAGATCGCGCAGCACGCCTGGAGCACCGGCGAGCCCGGCCTGATCTTCAGTGACCGCGTCAACGAGTACAGCGCCCTCAAGAACCTCGGGGAGCGCTACCAGATCCGCAGCACCAACCCCTGCGGCGAGATCCCGCTCACGGTCGGCGAGCCCTGCGACCTGGGCGCCATCAACCTCGCCGCGTACGTCCAGAACGGCCAGTTCGACGAGAAGGCCTTCCGCGCCGACGTGCGCACCTGCGTTCGCTTCCTGGACGACGTGCTCGACGTGAACGTCTTCGCCCTCGAAGACAACCGCGTCGCCAGCCAGGACCTGCGCCGCCTGGGCCTGGGCGTCATGGGCCTCGCCGACGCCCTCATCAAGATGGGTCTGCGCTACGACAGCGACGCCGGACGCCGCACCATCTACACCATCATGAGCGCCCTGCGCGAGGAAGCCGTCGCGCAGAGCGAAACGCTCGGCCAGGAGCGCGGCGTGTACCCCGTGTACGACCGCCACCCCGGCAAGATGCCGCACGCCCCGCGCCGCAACGTCGCCGTGCTCACCGTCGCGCCCACCGGCACGACCAGCATGCTGATGGGCGTCTCCAGCGGCATCGAGCCCGTCTTCAGCCCCTTCATCTGGCGCAAGATCGGCAGCGAGTACCGCGCGCTCCTCGCGCCGCTGTTCGTGGAACTGCTCGAAACGTACCCCGCGCCGCAGGGCATGCAGCAGAACGGCAACTGGGACTGGGACAAGGTCACCGAGGCCGTCAGCGAGAACCACGGCTCGGTCGTCGGCCTGGACTTCATTCCGCAGGCGCTGCAGCAGGTGTTCGTGTGCGCGCACGACATCGCGCCGCTCGACCACGTCCGCATGCAGGGCGTCGTGCAGTGCGCCTTCGACGCCGAAGGGTACGCCGCGAACAGCCTCAGCAAGACCATCAACCTCCCCAACACCGCCACCGTGCAGGAGATCGAGGACGCGTACAGCGAAGCGTACCGGACCGGCTGCAAAGGCATCACCGTGTACCGCGACGGCTCCCGTCAGTTCCAGGTGCTCAGCACCAGCAAGAAGAAAGAGAAGAAAGCAGAACGCACCGAAGCCGACACCACCGACGCCCCCCAGCCCGCCACGGCGCCCGCCGCCGAAGTGATGGGCGAAGCCCCCACCCCCGTTCAGGTCACCGTGCAGGCCGCCGCGCCCGCCGCGCAGCCCAGCACCACCCAGCCGCAGGCCGCCCGGCCCGGCAAGCCCGTGTACGAACGTCCGGCCCGCCTCCAGGGAGTGACCGACATGGTCAAACTGACCGACCCCACCAGCGGTCACCGCCGCAGCTTCCTCGTCACCGTCAACCACCTGCAGGGCAAGCCCGTCGAGGTGATGGTCATCAGCGGCCGTGCCGGAGACGAAGCCAACGCCGACAGCGAAGCGCTCGGCCGCGTCGTCAGCATCGCCCTGCAGCACGGCGTGCCCGCTCAGGCCATCATCAAGACCCTGCGCGGCCTGAACGGCGGCCTGTACGGCAGCTACAACGGCCGCCTCGTCGGCAGCAAGGCCGACCTGATCGCCGTGGCGCTCGAAACGTTCGCCAGCGATCCCCTGGGCCAGACGCTGCCCGTCATGGCGGGCGGCAGCGACGACACCGCGCCCGCCGCGCACGGCGTGAGCGTGGACGGCATGGCCGGCGAGAAGTGCCCCGTCTGCGACGAGAAGGCCGTGATCCGCGAGGAAGGCTGCCTCAAGTGCCGCGCCTGCGGCTACAGCAAGTGCGGCTGA
- a CDS encoding LysM peptidoglycan-binding domain-containing protein produces MSLPVCRAALRSAWVLLSFVVGPCAVAAPYTVRSGDTLYSVAQRFGTDPQTLRDRNLLSSPTLAVGQVLQVPDAPAPIPAPARQAARAGAVSTTRALPSGLPVVTPGTIRGPVAWKVTPQPTVAGFIGYLPSIATTAFGNALPVRTYLEGLAFDFQTYNNCGPSALSAVLGFYKAQVGQDAIRRATREGNGYMRVSAIAPELRKFGLRTVTIRNGRLDQVKRLLSLGIPVIVLQWFDRPGHIAHFRVVRGYDDQAGLVWVSDSMVGPVSYLNYASFDALWNTQGRQMFPVYPDGFDGAVRALL; encoded by the coding sequence GTGAGCCTTCCTGTGTGCCGTGCTGCCCTGCGTTCGGCGTGGGTGCTGTTGTCGTTCGTGGTGGGGCCCTGCGCGGTGGCGGCGCCTTACACCGTGCGGAGCGGGGATACGCTCTACTCGGTCGCGCAGCGGTTCGGGACGGACCCTCAGACGCTGCGGGACCGGAATCTGCTGTCGTCACCGACGCTGGCAGTGGGGCAGGTGCTGCAGGTACCGGACGCGCCTGCGCCCATCCCCGCTCCGGCGCGGCAGGCGGCCCGTGCGGGCGCGGTGAGCACCACGCGGGCGCTCCCGTCCGGGTTGCCGGTGGTGACGCCCGGCACGATTCGCGGGCCGGTCGCGTGGAAGGTGACGCCGCAGCCGACCGTGGCGGGCTTCATCGGGTACCTGCCGAGCATCGCGACGACGGCGTTCGGGAACGCGTTGCCGGTCCGGACGTACCTGGAGGGGCTGGCTTTCGACTTCCAGACGTACAACAACTGCGGGCCGAGTGCGCTGTCGGCGGTGCTGGGCTTCTACAAGGCGCAGGTGGGGCAGGACGCGATCCGGCGGGCGACGCGGGAAGGGAACGGGTACATGCGCGTGTCGGCCATCGCGCCGGAGCTGCGGAAGTTCGGGCTGCGGACCGTCACGATCCGGAACGGGCGGCTGGATCAGGTGAAGCGGCTGCTGTCGCTGGGCATTCCGGTGATCGTGCTGCAGTGGTTCGACCGTCCGGGGCACATCGCGCACTTCCGGGTGGTGCGCGGGTACGACGATCAGGCGGGGCTGGTGTGGGTGAGTGACAGCATGGTGGGGCCGGTGTCGTACCTGAACTACGCGAGTTTCGATGCACTGTGGAACACGCAGGGGCGGCAGATGTTCCCGGTGTACCCGGACGGGTTCGACGGGGCGGTGCGGGCGCTGCTGTAG
- a CDS encoding biotin--[acetyl-CoA-carboxylase] ligase: MPARLLPLLTDVPVSGERLARTLGVGRVSVNSFARALQEEGFPVVVSRRGYALEAGSPAPSLLDLGGRPYRYVGTTGSTQDDVRAWAADAQDPAVPGAVVLAERQTSGRGRRGRVWEGPGEAAGRNLTFSMLLPAPVDVARLALLPLAAGVALARTTQALAGVGGLKWPNDLLDPRGRKLAGILLEADVRGEDVTRAVLGIGLNVGSAPVTTQAGGSACLQEFAPDVRRSDVLTVLLPALDRWLAAPGEAILEAWRAASVTLGQPVTVSTAGGVLSGVARELAPDGALVVVAGDGSVHRVTAGDVQLVGRLQ, from the coding sequence GTGCCTGCCCGCCTGCTGCCGCTGCTGACTGACGTGCCCGTTTCCGGTGAGCGCCTCGCGCGGACGCTGGGGGTGGGGCGGGTGAGCGTGAATTCGTTCGCGCGGGCGCTGCAGGAGGAGGGCTTCCCGGTGGTGGTGTCGCGGCGCGGTTACGCGCTGGAGGCGGGCTCGCCCGCGCCGTCGCTGCTGGACCTGGGTGGGCGGCCGTACCGGTACGTGGGCACGACGGGCAGCACGCAGGACGACGTGCGCGCGTGGGCGGCCGACGCGCAGGACCCGGCCGTGCCGGGCGCGGTGGTGCTGGCGGAACGGCAGACGAGCGGGCGTGGGCGGCGCGGCCGGGTGTGGGAGGGGCCGGGCGAGGCGGCGGGCCGGAACCTGACGTTCAGCATGCTGCTGCCCGCACCGGTGGACGTGGCGCGGCTGGCGCTGCTGCCGCTGGCGGCGGGCGTGGCGCTCGCGCGGACGACGCAGGCGCTGGCGGGCGTGGGGGGCCTGAAGTGGCCGAACGACCTGCTGGACCCGCGTGGCCGGAAGCTGGCGGGCATTCTGCTGGAGGCGGACGTGCGCGGTGAGGACGTGACGCGGGCGGTGCTGGGCATCGGGTTGAACGTGGGGTCGGCGCCCGTGACGACGCAGGCGGGCGGGAGTGCGTGCCTGCAGGAGTTCGCGCCGGACGTGCGGCGCAGCGACGTGCTGACGGTGCTGCTGCCCGCGCTGGACCGCTGGCTGGCCGCGCCCGGCGAGGCCATTCTGGAGGCTTGGCGGGCGGCGTCCGTGACGCTGGGGCAGCCGGTGACGGTGAGCACGGCGGGCGGCGTGCTGAGTGGCGTGGCGCGGGAGCTCGCGCCGGACGGGGCACTGGTGGTGGTGGCCGGGGACGGTTCGGTGCACCGGGTGACGGCGGGGGACGTGCAGCTGGTGGGTCGGCTGCAGTAG
- a CDS encoding phosphoribosylanthranilate isomerase, with translation MTRGAAGEGRGVPERLLVKVCGTTSVHDALLSAEAGADAIGLIFAPGSRRRVDVQAARRISLSVGAGVARVGVFMNQPLDEVLRTAETARLSAVQIHGEVSSLYLGALACYHPVLRVLRPAELAGQGTTPEGPVTLMLDAPNPGSGEALDWAALRADFPAGAWLAGGLGPLNVAEAVRVLRPAAVDAVSRLEASPGVKDPEQVRAFVRAAREAHRALQAESGSP, from the coding sequence GTGACGCGCGGCGCGGCGGGGGAGGGGAGGGGCGTGCCGGAGCGCCTGCTGGTGAAGGTGTGCGGCACGACCAGCGTGCACGACGCCCTGCTGAGCGCCGAGGCGGGCGCGGACGCCATCGGGCTGATCTTCGCGCCGGGCAGTCGGCGGCGGGTGGACGTGCAGGCGGCGCGGCGCATCAGCCTGTCGGTCGGGGCGGGCGTGGCGCGCGTCGGGGTGTTCATGAACCAGCCGCTCGACGAGGTGCTGCGAACGGCGGAAACGGCGCGTCTGTCGGCCGTGCAGATTCACGGCGAGGTGTCAAGTCTTTACCTGGGCGCGCTGGCCTGCTACCATCCCGTTCTGCGTGTGCTGCGTCCGGCGGAGCTGGCCGGACAGGGCACGACGCCAGAGGGTCCTGTGACCCTGATGCTGGACGCCCCGAACCCCGGCAGCGGGGAGGCGCTCGACTGGGCTGCCCTGCGGGCGGACTTCCCGGCCGGAGCGTGGCTGGCGGGGGGGCTGGGGCCGCTGAACGTGGCCGAGGCGGTGCGGGTGCTGCGCCCCGCTGCGGTGGACGCCGTGAGTCGCCTGGAGGCGTCGCCCGGCGTGAAGGACCCGGAGCAGGTGCGGGCCTTCGTGCGGGCGGCGCGTGAGGCGCACCGGGCCCTGCAGGCGGAGAGCGGGTCGCCGTGA
- a CDS encoding DNA polymerase III codes for MTVTRLPASLHPALLVQARRYAGHALLLSGPSRVGKRALALEITALQNCLQPGPTLDGLTGEACGECASCRAVALSETQPGAHPDLLVVSPRTTTSTGKAARRRIIPVGAIVEARDEGRDYEQHVYQFLELRPTYRRRVVIVDGAEFLNEQAANALLKLVEEPPHNALFLFLAEDVGLVMPTIVSRTARLTVQPVPDGDLRALGGPGGWPPDLLELAAGRPGVLRDAERVTGALEDARTLTLALRGPLMGALEAAEATEKRFDTEWHPQALRYVWRSEMPAVRAAADTALERLLSALEVYASPSLSFQVFVLDLRAAFGEAG; via the coding sequence ATGACCGTGACGCGCCTGCCCGCGTCCCTGCATCCGGCGCTGCTGGTGCAGGCGCGGCGGTACGCGGGGCACGCGCTGCTGCTGTCCGGCCCGTCCCGCGTCGGCAAGCGGGCGCTGGCACTGGAGATCACGGCCCTGCAGAACTGCCTGCAGCCCGGCCCCACCCTGGACGGCCTGACGGGCGAGGCGTGCGGGGAGTGCGCGTCGTGCCGGGCCGTGGCGCTCAGCGAGACGCAGCCGGGCGCGCACCCGGACCTGCTGGTGGTGTCGCCCCGCACGACCACCTCGACCGGCAAGGCCGCGCGCCGCAGGATCATTCCGGTGGGGGCGATCGTGGAGGCGCGCGACGAGGGCCGCGATTACGAGCAGCACGTGTACCAGTTCCTGGAGCTGCGGCCCACGTACCGTCGCCGGGTCGTGATCGTGGACGGCGCGGAATTCCTGAACGAGCAGGCGGCGAACGCCCTGCTGAAACTGGTGGAGGAACCGCCGCACAACGCGCTGTTCCTGTTCCTGGCGGAGGACGTGGGCCTCGTCATGCCGACCATCGTGAGCCGCACGGCGCGCCTCACGGTGCAGCCCGTGCCGGACGGCGACCTGCGTGCTCTGGGCGGGCCGGGCGGGTGGCCGCCGGACCTGCTGGAACTCGCGGCGGGCCGTCCGGGCGTGCTGCGGGACGCCGAGCGCGTCACCGGGGCGCTGGAGGACGCGCGCACCCTGACGCTGGCCCTGCGCGGTCCGCTGATGGGGGCGCTGGAGGCCGCCGAGGCGACCGAGAAGCGCTTCGACACCGAGTGGCATCCGCAGGCGCTGCGGTACGTGTGGCGCTCGGAGATGCCCGCCGTGCGCGCCGCGGCCGACACGGCGCTGGAGCGGCTGCTGTCGGCGCTGGAGGTGTACGCGAGCCCCAGCCTGAGCTTTCAGGTGTTCGTGCTGGACCTGCGTGCCGCGTTCGGGGAGGCCGGGTGA
- a CDS encoding metallophosphoesterase family protein encodes MSAVRLLLLSDIHANGVALQAVMKDAWTRKFDRVISLGDALGYGPRPREVLDTLRDLDATCILGNHEDLMLRLIHSSDARSDGIVTQALEWQRNLLSKRDVAELHQWVDGIDDPQVGARYRHGTPTSLDDYSDSVTAARDIFANWLGRLGFVGHTHIPGVYATLNAPVGEWIKYQAFQDGGSYMVPPSARVILNPGSVGQPRDGNPQASYAIFDTARNNFQVYRVSYDIAQTQAQILEAGLPEVLAARLSIGK; translated from the coding sequence ATGTCAGCCGTGCGTCTGCTGCTGCTGTCCGACATTCACGCCAACGGCGTGGCCCTCCAGGCCGTCATGAAGGACGCCTGGACGCGGAAGTTCGACCGGGTGATCTCGCTCGGCGACGCGCTCGGGTACGGCCCGAGGCCGCGCGAGGTGCTGGACACGCTGCGCGACCTGGACGCCACCTGCATCCTCGGGAATCACGAGGACCTGATGCTGCGCCTCATTCACAGCAGCGACGCGCGCAGCGACGGCATCGTGACGCAGGCGCTGGAGTGGCAGCGGAACCTGCTCAGCAAGCGCGACGTCGCCGAACTGCACCAGTGGGTGGACGGCATCGACGACCCGCAGGTGGGCGCACGCTACCGGCACGGGACGCCCACTAGCCTCGACGATTACAGCGATTCGGTCACGGCGGCCCGCGACATCTTCGCGAACTGGCTGGGCCGCCTGGGGTTCGTGGGGCACACGCACATTCCGGGCGTGTACGCGACCCTGAACGCCCCGGTCGGCGAGTGGATCAAGTACCAGGCGTTCCAGGACGGCGGGAGTTACATGGTGCCGCCGTCCGCGCGCGTGATCCTGAACCCCGGCTCGGTCGGGCAGCCGCGCGACGGGAACCCGCAGGCGAGCTACGCGATCTTCGACACGGCCCGCAACAACTTCCAGGTGTACCGCGTGTCGTACGACATCGCGCAGACGCAGGCGCAGATTCTGGAGGCGGGCCTGCCGGAAGTGCTGGCCGCCCGCCTGAGCATCGGGAAATGA
- a CDS encoding DUF1440 domain-containing protein — MFSFLRREPQPNPYRGTLLGLVAGVAGVLAMGQYWVRVAPLLTPPSEDGDGGEKDSGPKADVNVISPFGQTHEPGESSTAAMGRIAYTTVTGRTPEKGTRTALSEAVHWGFGILSGAAFGLLTTRHSGRPGANVLTGAAFGAALWALNDETLVPLLGLQDGPKSSPASGHLNRLGAHVFYGAALGTALWTLDRVKPE; from the coding sequence ATGTTCAGCTTCCTGCGCCGTGAACCGCAACCGAATCCCTACCGTGGGACGCTGCTGGGCCTCGTGGCAGGCGTGGCAGGCGTGCTCGCCATGGGACAGTACTGGGTGCGCGTCGCGCCGCTCCTCACGCCCCCCAGCGAGGACGGCGACGGCGGCGAGAAGGACAGCGGCCCGAAAGCGGACGTGAACGTCATCTCGCCGTTCGGGCAGACGCACGAACCCGGGGAGTCCAGCACGGCCGCCATGGGCCGCATCGCGTACACGACCGTCACGGGCCGCACGCCCGAAAAGGGCACGCGCACGGCGCTCAGCGAGGCCGTCCACTGGGGGTTCGGCATCCTGAGCGGCGCGGCCTTCGGACTGCTCACCACGCGGCACTCCGGGCGGCCCGGCGCAAACGTCCTGACGGGCGCGGCGTTCGGCGCGGCCCTGTGGGCCCTGAACGACGAGACGCTCGTGCCGCTTCTGGGCCTGCAGGACGGCCCGAAGTCCAGCCCCGCGAGCGGGCACCTGAACCGCCTGGGCGCGCACGTCTTCTACGGCGCGGCGCTCGGCACGGCCCTGTGGACCCTCGACCGCGTCAAACCTGAGTAG
- a CDS encoding antibiotic resistance protein VanZ, which translates to MRGLLAILALAGAWLYATGGVILPAPLGTLADVALYLLLGALLARWTGGRASGLALAAWASAVDQVHRAFVPGHEVGIVPWLFTLLAAWVGTRLAVRVRREPPVPPVFSQDFPAA; encoded by the coding sequence ATGCGCGGCCTGCTGGCCATCCTGGCCCTGGCGGGCGCGTGGCTGTACGCCACGGGCGGTGTGATCCTGCCCGCCCCGCTGGGCACGCTGGCGGACGTGGCCCTGTACCTGCTGCTGGGAGCGCTGCTGGCCCGCTGGACGGGCGGGCGGGCGTCCGGCCTGGCGCTGGCCGCGTGGGCGTCCGCCGTGGATCAGGTGCACCGGGCGTTCGTGCCGGGGCACGAGGTCGGCATCGTGCCGTGGCTCTTCACGCTGCTGGCCGCGTGGGTCGGCACGCGACTCGCCGTGCGCGTCCGGCGTGAACCGCCCGTTCCGCCGGTGTTCTCGCAGGACTTCCCGGCCGCGTAG
- the mce gene encoding methylmalonyl-CoA epimerase, producing MTANPPTPPPGLTRVDHIAIVTPSLDEGSVPYRALGLPTDGEDELVASQGVRVRAFVLGDTLVELLEPQDDASPVAAFLQKRGPGLHHVAFRVTHLEAEIARLSALGARFLNTEPRPGRAGSRVAFLHPKWGGGTLIELVEHPH from the coding sequence ATGACCGCGAATCCTCCCACCCCCCCGCCGGGTCTGACGCGGGTCGACCACATCGCCATCGTGACGCCCTCGCTGGACGAGGGCAGCGTCCCGTACCGGGCGCTGGGCCTGCCGACCGACGGGGAAGACGAACTCGTCGCGTCGCAGGGCGTGCGCGTGCGGGCCTTCGTGCTGGGCGACACCCTCGTCGAGCTGCTCGAACCGCAGGACGACGCCAGTCCCGTCGCGGCGTTCCTGCAGAAGCGCGGGCCGGGCCTGCACCACGTCGCGTTCCGCGTGACCCACCTGGAGGCGGAGATCGCGCGCCTGTCCGCGCTCGGCGCGCGGTTCCTGAACACCGAGCCGCGTCCCGGCCGGGCGGGGAGCCGCGTGGCGTTCCTGCACCCGAAGTGGGGCGGCGGCACCCTGATCGAACTGGTGGAGCACCCGCACTGA
- a CDS encoding sigma-70 family RNA polymerase sigma factor: MNDLTDTQLIALAARQDAAFEVLVRRHAPRVHALASHMVGAGSADDVVQEVFLSVHRHLRSFRGDAQFTTWLHRVALNACYGLLRRRQPDALSDVPEPSSPLDPVGTSETLQLRERLAWALAQLPHDQREAVTLRELSGLEYAAIAEITGVEVGTVKSRIARGRSALRDLLSARGVTVGST, from the coding sequence ATGAACGACCTCACGGACACGCAACTCATCGCGCTGGCAGCCCGCCAGGACGCGGCGTTCGAGGTGCTCGTGCGTCGGCACGCGCCGCGCGTGCACGCCCTCGCGAGCCACATGGTGGGGGCGGGCAGTGCCGACGACGTGGTGCAGGAGGTGTTCCTGAGCGTGCACCGTCACCTGAGGTCCTTCCGGGGAGACGCACAGTTCACGACGTGGCTGCACCGCGTCGCCCTGAACGCCTGTTACGGCCTGCTGCGCAGACGGCAGCCGGACGCGCTGTCGGACGTGCCGGAACCGTCCAGTCCGCTCGACCCGGTCGGGACAAGTGAGACGCTGCAGCTGCGCGAGCGGCTCGCGTGGGCGCTGGCGCAGCTGCCGCACGATCAGCGCGAGGCGGTGACGCTGCGGGAACTGTCGGGCCTGGAGTATGCCGCCATCGCGGAGATCACGGGGGTGGAGGTGGGGACCGTGAAGTCCCGCATCGCGCGGGGCCGCAGTGCCCTGCGGGACCTGCTGAGCGCGCGGGGCGTGACGGTGGGCAGCACGTGA